Part of the Halodesulfurarchaeum formicicum genome is shown below.
GATCCCGCCCGAGCGCCGCGAATCGGTTCGGACGGTCCGAAAGACCCTCACGAAAGAGCGAGAGGCACGTCGAGAGCGCCTGGAGACCGAATCGCTCACCGAACAGGAGGCGACGAACCTCGTCCAGGACATCCTCGGGCTGGACCGGGCGATCACCGCCCTGGGGAACCTCGCCGAGACAGATCTAGCGGCCAGGAGCCACGAGGAGTACGTGGACGGAACCCGCCGCTGGGTCGACTTCGTCGATCAACTCACCGACTAGAAGAGCGCCCAGATCGCAAGCGAGACCGCGACGACGCCGGCAGTTCCAAGGAGGGTCCGCCGCGGGCGCAACTGTGCGGCCCGAAGTCCAGCCGTTGCGACGATCACCCCCACCGCAATCCCCGCGAGTACGTCCAGCAGATAGTGTACCCCGAGCAGCAGCCGGGTCGCGGCGATGATGCCAACGGCGAGGGCGGCCAATAGGTAGGGGCCATAGCCTTCCCACCGGGCCACGCCCACCAGTGCGGTCGCGACCCCAGCCGTCGCCGTCGTGTGCCCACTCGGGAACCCGTAGCCGTCCTCGGGAATGAGCATCAGCGTATCAGGCGGTCGCCCCAGCCCAAAGCCGTATTTCAGCAGGATCGATGCCGAGAGAGCGAGCGCTACGGCCACCAGAAATCGCCGGGCCGTGTCCGGGGCGATCCGACCGCTCCAGACCCCGCCCACCGAGCCACCGATCGAGGCGGCAGCCAGCAGTTTCGGACCGCCGAAGGCGGTGAGCACTACCAGCAGCGGGACGACCGGCTCCGGAACCTGGGCGACCAGCGCCTCGGTTACGCCGAGGTTTCTCATGAGCGGACGTTCCGAAGGACTTCGAGCAATCGTCCGGGAACGCTTGCGGCCTGGATACCCATTCCGAACAGCACCAGTTGCACGTAGAGTCCCAGCGTGGAGAGCCACACGACGATCATCGCGAGGATGGCCCAGCCACCCTGGAGCCAGTAGAAGGCCCCCAAGGTCATCGCCGTCCCGTAGAGCAGAACGAGGTACGGCCCCCAACCCGTGGCCTTGCCCGCTCGCTGACGCTTGCGGACGTAGGCTTTCAGCTCCGATTCGATCGCCGACCGGCTCATCGTCTTCTCGTCGAGATCCGCCCGGAGCCCCTCGACCTCCCGGGCGAGTTCGCCGATATCCGGGGCCGGTTCGGTCCGCTCGCTGTCCGTTGCTGCTGTCGCTCCGTCCCGGTCGCCGGGGGTTCCTCCGACCAACACGATGTTCACTACTGCCCCCACCATGATAATAATCCCGCCGAGATACAGCCAGGAGACAAGCAGGAGTCCAGCCCCCAGAACCCCGTAGAGCTGGAAGTTCCCGGCGTACGTGGCATACACTGAGAACCCAGTCGCCAGCACCGCCCAGCCGACGGCTGCGAGGACGGTCCCCGGAAGTGCCTGGCGAGGGGAGAGATCGACGTCGGGGAACCGGTAGAACATCGGGAAGAAGGCGACCACCAGCACGCCGGGGAGACTGAGCTGACTCAACACGCCGATAAACGGGAGCCACTCGAAGTAGGGGATGAGGACCCCCAGCAATGCCGAGGCGGCGAGCGCGAGGGGAATCGCGAAGAAGACGATCACCGCGTCGAGGAGTCGAGCCAGGAGCGATTTTTCGATGGATACCCCCTCGACCTGGGAGAACGCGATGTCGAGCCCCCGGAAAATCTTGCTGGCCGACCACGCCAGGACCAACAGGCTGGCGATACTGGCCCCGCCGCTCCCACGGCTGTCCGTGAGCGAGCCCTCGATCACATCCACGGCGGCCGGCGAGAGGAACTGGTCGGCCCCGTGAAGGGCCGTTTCGAGGCTGGGTCCGCCGAGCGTCTGGGCGATCGCGAGCCCCAGCAGTGCCAGCGGAATGATCGAGACGAACCCGTAATAGGCGATGGCCGCCGCGAGAAAGGTCGCCTGACTCCGCTGCACCTCCCGAACGACCGCGATCGGGACGGTCCAGAGCACGGATCGATGCATGGCCAACCGTTCGCGAGCCAGTCTCAAATACCCAACCGATCAGGCCATCCCGAAGGCGGCCTCGATCTCGGCGAGTGTCGCGTCGGTCTTGAACGTCGTCCCGCCGTAGTGAGTCCGGGAGGCGGCGTGGCCGGCCGCCCGCAGCGTCTCCAGGAACTCGTCCATCCCGATCGCCGGTTCGTTCCAGCGGCGGTAGAGTCCGTGCTGGTCGTAGTGAGTCGGGGTGGCGAGTTCGCTCTGCAGGCGGTCGAGCAAGCGCTCGGCCCGTGTCGCCGTCCCCATCGACTCATCGAGGGCGGCGATAGTGGCCCCAACAAAGTCATCCTCGTGGGTCGGCCCGAGCCAGAGCGGCCCCGCAGTCACGACCGCGTCGCTCCCACAGTGCGGACACGTCTCGGGCGGGTGCGAGATGAGTCCCGATTCGGTCTCACGAGCGTTGCAGTTCCGGCAGTGATGCACGAATCCGAGTTCGTCGATCGCCGCGTTCGCATCCGTCGCCCGATGGGACAGTTCGAGGTAGGTCCGGACGTAGTGGTCCGAGACGTGGCTCAGGATCGGGGTGACACCGACGTCGTAGCGAGCGGCGGTGCGGGCAAGCGCGCCAAGGAGGATGCGAAGCCCCATCTCGGCGTGATACTCGGTGTTCCGTGGAACCGCACTGTAGCGACGCACCCCGCTCTCGAAGTGCGCGCCACAGAGCGGCGCGGTATCGGTCGCAGTTACCGCGACCAGGTTGCGAGCGTTCGCGAAGGCCGCATCAGCAAACGGGATTGGCGAGCCAAACGGGTCCAGGTCCACCACGTCGAAGAGTGTTCCCTGGTCGTGGAGCAACGCGTTCGCGTCGCGGTGGTAGACAGTCCCGTCCAGGTCGTTTGTGGCCAGGTTCTCGCGAGCCAGATCGACGGCGTCGGGATCCACGTCCGCAAGCGAGACGTCCCACCCGGCGGCCGCCGCCCGGACCCCGCGGATTCCGCTGGCAGCCGTCGCGTCGAGGTAGGTGCCCACGCGGGGCTCCCGCTCACGGTAGGCGGTGAGGGCCGCAATCGTGATGTCCCGGTTCAGCTCCTGGTCGGTGTTGAAGAAGACGGCGTCGGACCGGCCCGCGTCGGGTTGCTCGGGGACCGCGACGGTGACCTGGCCCTCGGTTCGGTTCATACCCCGATTCCGGGCGACACCGTGAAAAGCCGCCCGGGGCAAACGGACAGCCTTTCACTCCCGGGGTCGAATGACCGGTGTGGATTCGCCAGCCGACTGGCGGGCAGCCCTCGCCGAGACCGGCGAGCTCACCCCCGAGATCACGAGCGCGATCCTCGACGCCCACGGGGACCGCGGCAAGCGGGCCATCGAGGCGGTCACGGAGTCCCGGGTGAAGGCCTACCGAGACTTCACGGTCGTGGTGGGCCACGGCGACGAGTACATCGTCGAGGACGACGGGTGTACCTGCGAGGACGCCACGTACAATCTGGACGAGGAGGATCCTGCGGCCCTCTGCTGGCACGCCATCGCGGTGGCGATCGCCGAACGCATCGACGCCGTCGATCACCACGACATGTGGTACGCCGACGTCCGGGAGTTCGTCTAGGCGTCGGCCGCGAAGGCCACGAAGTTCTTCAAGAGTCGCAATCCGATCTCGCCGCTTTTCTCCGGGTGGAACTGGGTCCCGATGACGTTTCCGGCCTCGTTCGCGATGACCGCCGGGAACTCCACGCCGTACTCGCTTGTTACGAGAATCGAATCCGTATCCTCCGGAACGCCGTAGTAGGAGTGCACGAAGTAGGCGTACCCGCCGTCGATGCCCTCGATTACGGGGTGGGATCGTTTCACGTCGAGTTCGTTCCAGCCCATATGCGGGATCTTCAGGTCGCCGCGGAACTTCACGTTCCGGCCGGGGACCAGATCCAGGCCCGTCACGTCACCCTGTCCCGCCCGGTCGGCCTCCTCGCTCGTCGTCAACAACATCTGCATCCCTAGACAGATACCCAAAATTGGCTGTCCAGCCGCGGCTGCCTCTAGCAGTGCCTCCCGGAACGGGCCAGCGTTCTCCATCCCGTCGCCGAAGGCACCGACGCCGGGGAGGATGACGCCATCAGCCGACTGGATGGCCTCGGGGTCATCGACGATCCGAACTGTCGCACCCGCTCGCTCCAGGCCGCGGGTCACGCTGCGCAGGTTCCCCAGGCCGTAATCGAGCACCACGATGTCGGCCGCCGGGGCCTGGCCTCCCGTGGATGTATCCATACCCGTGTGTGCGGGGGTCACGGATTAGACCCTTTCCATTACCGCAACCCCGCCACGAGTTCGGTCGCCTCGTCGATCACCGCCTCGAAGGTCTCCCGAGTGCTGGGATCGTACAGGGTCGCCGCGGGGTGAAGCCCGATAAGGACCCGGTAGGCCGTCCCGTCGATCGTGATCGACTCGACGCTGCCGGCCTCGTTCGTCACGGCGACCGACCGACCCAGGAGATGTTCGCTCGGCACTTTCCCGAGCGTGACGATCACGGCTGGATCCACGCCCGCTACCTCCCGCTCCAGGTGGGGCCGGCAGTTCGCCAGTTCGGTCGCGGTCGGGTCCCGATTCTCCGGCGGGCGGCACTTGACGGCGTTCGTGATCCGGACGGTCTCCCGGTCGAGCCCGTACTCTGCCAGGACCGAATCGAGGATCTCGCCGCTGCGGCCGACGAATGGCTCGCCTTCGATGTCCTCCTGCTCGCCCGGTGCCTCGCCAACGAAGAGGAGGTCCGCGTCCCCCGGCCCGACACCGTTGACGATCTGGGACCGGGACTCGACCAGGTCCGCACACCGTTTGCAATCGGTGACGTCGATCGTTCCCTGTTCGCTCATACGGAGTCCTCGATCGACGGCCCAATCAACGCCCGGATTCGTCGGTCCCGCCACGCTGTTCTTCCCTGCGGAATCGGTCCACCCCCCGGGCCGCAAGTCGAGCCACCCGCAACGGTTCGGGTCGGCCCCCAGTGGGCGTGAACGCGGTCATAACGGTCTCGGGGGCGTCCGAGAGGCCGACGCTCCTGACATAGCGGGTCTGTTCGTTCACCGTCACCGCCACTCGCTCCGGCTGGGCCCGGTAGCGGTCGAGCCGGCGTGTCAGTTCGGACCCCTCGAAGGCCGCCCGAAGGGCCGGTTCGAGCCCGGGGCTCGCCTCGAAGGAGACCGAGAGAACGGGTCGATCGACCGCGCGATGGATCGCCCGCAGGTCCAAAATGTTGTACCAGGCCGGGGCGATGCCGGCGAGAAAGAGATACTGGACGTCCTCGCGGTCGAGTGTTGAGTACAGTTCGATCACCGCGTCGGTGGCGTCCAGTCCGCCGACCCGACACGTTTCGAAGGCAAAGCCGTCGACGGTCCGCGAGGGGGTGACCACGGCCCCGCCGAGGACCGACTGGTCCCGTTCGTAGGACTCGGCGACCCCGAGGGCCCGAACGCCGGGCTTCACTCCTTGATGTCTTCGAGTTTGTCCAACAGCTCGTCGTTCGACGCGCCGATCTCGAAGTCGACCTCGCCGTCGTGGGTGGCTTCGGAGGTCGATACACCATCCTCGTCATCGAGGTCCTCGGAATCGAGCTCCTGTCGTTCCTGTTCCGATTCGTCGTAGCTACCAAATCCCATCGTATGTTGTGTTATTCGCGCACGACACAAAAAGGACCCGCCACAGTACCCAGGTTCTTGACCGGGGCCGTCCTCCAGGCGGATATGGACGTTCGCAATTTGACTGCCGACGCCGCGGTGTTCACCGCGAACGCGTATCTAATCCAGGGAGAGAGAAACAGCCTCGTGGACGTGGGTGCGATGCCAGGGATGGTCGATACCCTCCAAGAACAGGTCGCCACGCTCGACTCGGTGTTTCTCACCCACCGACACGACGACCACGTCGACCGCCTGGAGACCGTTCGAGCCGCCTTCGACCCGACCGTCTACGCGGCCGATTCCGGACCGGAAGCGGCCACCGTGCTGGCGGATGGCGACCAAGTTTCGATCGGTGGCGAGGCCTTCGAGGTCGTTGAGACTCCCGGGCACGCGCCGGACCACCTCGCGTTCGTCGGCGACATGGCTGTTTTCACCGGTGACATCGTCGTCTACAGCGACGAGGCCTTCGAGGACGGCAGTTTCGGCCGCACGGACATCCCGGGGGCCGACCGGGAGACCCTCGTGAAAAGTATCGACCGCCTGCTCGGTCGGTTGCCAGCCACCGTGAAATCGCTCTATCCGGGCCACGGACCGGCGTTTGCCGGTGACGTGCGAACGGTCATCGAGCGCGCTCGCGGGCGGGCCGCCCGGGGCGAGCCGAAGTATCCCGAGTGATTCCGGACAGCGGTGTCAGTCCTGCGGATCGCTGTCGGGGCACCCGTTCGGAAACGAGAGGTGGCGGATTAGGTCGCGCGGCGTTCCTTGGCCTTCGGGCGCAAGTTCTTGTAGCCACACTTGCGACAGCGCTCGGCACGCTCGGGGTTTCGGGCGTTACACCGCATGCAGACCTGGGTGCCCAGAAGCCGGTCCTCGATCGAGAGGTGCTGTGTCATGTCCGGCTATTCGCCGGTGGTGGCTAAAAGGTGTTCGACTCAGCGATCCAGATACTCGTTCTGGACCGCGACGACCCCCGCGGAGTCCGTACACTCGGCGTACCGCTCCAGGGGCTCCTCGTTGAGGTCCAGGAAGGTCTGGCCCCAGCGGAACTTCGAGAGCAAGAATTCGGCCTGCTCGCGCTCCCCGAGGATGACGAGTGCGCCGGCGAAAGCCTCGACGGTGGTGAGCTGATAGGGGTTCCCGTAGTTCACCGGGTTCCCGGCCAGCATGAAGGGCAGTGCCCGGTGGATGCCATCGATCTCGAACTGCTCGGCCGAGGCCGACTCCCAGGAACTGTCCATCGCCACGAGCGTATCCGTCGACTCGCGGTCGGCCGGGGAGAGAGCCTTGTCCGCGAAGGGGTCGAGGACGAGTCCGTAGGGAACAGACCGTTTCACCGAGTGAAGCGTGGCGAGATCGAAGCGTTCGAGCTTCTTCGCCGTGCACTTCTGCGGGTCGTCGTCGCCCTCGTATCGAACGTGCAGGTCCACACCCGGGATAGACGGGGGTCGGTCAAAAGGCTCCCGAACGGCCGGCTTTTTGGGCTGGCGCACCCAGGGTTCGTATGACCGAATCCCAGGACGGACCGGCGCTGGCTCGGGAGTACTACCGGGCCATCGACGCCGGGGAGTACGACGCCCTGCAGGCGGTGCTCGCACCCTCGTTCACCCACGAACGGGGCGATCGGACGTTTGCGGGCCGCGAGGAGTTTCTCACCTTCATGGCCGAAAAACGTCCGGAGACCGAGACGACACACGAGATCGAGCAGGTTTACACCGGCCCGGGTGGCGTCGCCGTCCAGGGACGGCTCTTTCACGGAGACGGCACACCCTTCTTCCGGTTCGTCGATGTCTTTCAGGTCGCCGACCGGCTCACACACCTGGTGACCTACAGCGCGAGCCGGTGACAGCAATTCTCCGGGCAAGCGAAGGGTACTTTCACGCCGTTCGATACCACTCTTTATGAGCTTCACGGACCAGCTCTCGCGAGTCGCCAGATTCGCGAGCAAGTACTTCGTCGTCTGGGTGGTCGCTGCCGCGGCACTGGGCCTGTGGCAACCGGCGACCTTCGTTCCGATCCTGAACTACGTCAACCCCCTGCTGGGGCTCATCATGCTCGGCATGGGCCTGACACTCACCCCGGCGGACTTCAAACGGCTGGTGGAGCGACCCGTCGACGTTGGCATCGGTGCAGTGACCCAGTGGCTGGTGATGCCGCTTGCGGCCTACCTGCTCTATCTCGCCTTCAACCTGCCCGAGGCCATCGGCGTCGGCCTCATCCTCGTGGGCGCGGCCCCCGGTGGAACCGCCTCGAACGTGATGACCTACCTCGGCCGGGGCGACGTCGCGCTCTCGGTTGCCATCACGACCGTGACGACCCTGGCCGCGCCGATCGTCATGCCGGCCTGGACCCTGGTGATTCTGGGCCAGGGCATCGACGTGACCTTCATGGAGATGTTCACGAACATCGTCCAGATCGTCATCATCCCGGTCGTGCTCGGGTTCGCCCTGCGCTATCTTCTCGATCGGGCCGCCCCGGCGGTGGCCGAGATCGGGATGGACGTCTTCCCCGTGATCAGCGTCGGGGCCATCGCCGCCATCGTCGCCGGCGTGGTCGGCGCGAACGTCGAAAGCATCCTCACCGCCGGTGCCCTCGTGCTGGCTGCCGTCATCCTGCACAACGGGATCGGGCTGGGAGCCGGCTACGGCGTGGGCAAAGCCGTCGGCATGTCGACCGACCGAGTCCGGGCGACGAGTTTCGAAGTCGGACTCCAGAACAGTGCGCTCGCGGTGGCACTCGCGACCAGCCTCTTCGACCCGGCAGCGGCGTTGATTCCGGCGCTCTTCAGCGTCTGGCACAACGTCAGCGGGCCGGCCCTGGCGAGTTTCTTCGCCTGGCAGGACGATCAGGCGGCGACAAAAGAGCCGTCACCGACGACCGCCGACTAGTCCCGGTCGCCAGCGCCTAACGCGCTCTCGCCGACCGGATCGTGGCCGTCGATGACTTCCTGGCCGTCCAGGTAGGGTCGGAGGGCCTCCGGCACGGTGACGGTGCCGTCCTCGTTCTGGTAGTACTCCAGGATCGCGACGACGACCCGTGGGAGGGCCACGCCGGACCCATTGAGCGTGTGGACGTACTCCGCGGACTCGTGGCGCTCGGGCCGGTACCTGATCCCCGCCCGGCGGGCCTGGAAATCCTTGAAATTCGACACCGAGGAGACTTCGAGCCAGCGACCGCCACGATCGGGGCCGTCGGCCATGTCATCGGCCGGGGCCCAGACCTCGATGTCGTACTTCCGGGCCTGGGTGAAGCCCATATCGCCCGTACACATCTCCAGCACTCGGTAGGGGAGCCCGAGACGTTCGAGGACTTCCTCGGCCTCGTTGAGGAGCCCGTGGAGGCGCTCGTCGCTCTGTTCTGGTTCGACGAAGTTCACGAGTTCGACCTTGTTGAACTGGTGGACCCGGACCATCCCACGGGTCTCGGTGCCGTGTTCGCCGGCCTCGCGCCGGAAGTTCGGCGTGTAGGCCTGATGTTTGATCGGGAGATCCTCCTTGAGGAGGATGTCATCGGCGTACATGTTCGTGACCGGCACCTCCGCCGTCGGGAGCAACCAGAGGTCGTCATCGTCGTAGGGCTCCTCGTTGGAGCCACCCAGGCGGTAGGCGTCCTCGACGAACTTCGGGAACTGCCCGGTCCCTCGCATGGACGCGGAGTTGACCGGGATGGGCGGGAAGACCTCCTGGTAGCCCTGCTCGCGGTGGATATCCCGCATGAACTGGATGAGTGCGTGTTCCAGTCGAGCGCCGTCCCCCTTGAGGAAGTAAAAGCCACCACCAGACACCTTCGCGCCGCGTTCGAAGTCGAGGATGTCCAGGTCCTCGCCCAGGTCGTAGTGGGGAATCACCTCCCCTGGCAGGTCCCGCAAGTCGTCAAACCCCTCCCGACGGGCCTCGATGTTGTCCGACTCGTCGTCCCCGATAGGCACGTCATCGTCGGGAATCATGGGCACCTCGAGGAGGCGGGATTCGAGTTCGGCTTCGAGTTTCTCGGCCTGTTCCTCGACTTCCTCGAGTTCCGCTTTCAGTTCAGTAGAGCGCTCGATCGCCTCCTCGGCGGCCGCCTCGTCGCCGGCCTGTTTGTGCTCGGCGACCGCGTCGCTGACCTCGTTGCGTTCGTGGCGCAGCTCGTCCCCGCGGGCCTTGAGTTCCCGCCACTCCGCGTCGATTTCGAGGATGTGGTCCAGGTCCACACCTTCCACACCCTTGTTCTCGATCGCCTCCCGGACCACGTCCGGATGCTCCCGGACGAACTGCCTGCTCAACATGGGCGTGGCTATTCCCGCGGACCGGATAACACTATTGGGTGGCCCACCCACCCATGGAGTCCGTCGACGGGCCAGGGATACCAATACTTCAAGCCGGAGGGTGACAAATTCGGAACTATGACACGATCGGCGGGGCCGATCGGGGGCCCGCGACCACGATGACCGGGACGTCGGCCATGACGGCCGGGTTCGGGGCCGTCAAGCTCGCCTACGTCGCCGCCTTCGCGGCCGCCGCGATACTCACGTTCGGAAGTCTGGCCCGGATCGGAGACGTGCAGGACGCGGACACCCGGCGCGGACTGGCCTGGCTCCTGGCCGGGAGCGGGAGCTGGGCAGCGAGTACCGTCGGCTTCCTCCTGGCACCGGGCCCCACCCTCTCGGTCGCCTTCCACACGATCGGACTCGTTATCGGCCTGAGCACCGTCGGGGCCTGGCTGTACTTCACCTCGGCGTACACCAGCCGGAGCGTTCATCGAAATCCCACGTTACGGCGGATCGCCCTGGCCGTGTTCCTCCTCGTCGTCGCCGTGAAGGTCACCAACCCGATCCACGGGCTCTACTACGGCATCGAGGTGGTCCAGACGCCGTTTCCCCACGTCGCCATCCAGAACGGCGTGCTCCACTGGACAGTCATGGGGGCCTCCTATGCCCTCTCGGCGATCGGCTACTTCATGCTCTTCGAGCGGTTCGAGGCGGTCAGCTTCGACACCACACCACTGCTGGTGCTCGTCGGCCTGACCGGCCTGCCGATCGTCCTCGACATTGCAGGGTTCACCAGCCCGGCCCTGATCGACGTCACCTACGAGCCGATCGGCGTGGCGGTGTTCGCCACGGGCCTGTTTTTCGTCTTCCTGGATCAGTTCCAGGCGGTGCGGGTCGCGGGCGAGCGCGACGATCCGGTGGTCGCCCTGGACACCGACGATCGGATCCACCAGTTCAACCAGGCGGCCGAACAGGTATTCCCCGACCGCCTTCGGGGAGCAATCGGGGAGCCCCTGGAGTCGGTCTTCCCGGATCTCGCCGCGAGTAGCGAGGAGAAACAACTCGTCGAAGTCACGGACACGAGTGGTCCCCAATACTACCGCGTCGCGACGACACCCTTTACCGGCGCCCAGACGCATCTTGGCCGCCTGCTGGTGTTCACGGACGTGACCCAGGAGGAGCGGGCCCGCCGGAAGCAGGCCCGCCAGAACGAACGGCTCGATCGGTTCACCAGCACGGTCTCACACGACCTCCGGAACCCGCTCACCGTCGCCCGGGGCCGACTCGAAATCGCCGCCGAGGAGACCGACTCCGAACACGTCGAGACGGCCCTCTCGGCCCTGGAACGCATGGAGACCATGATCGAGGACCTCCTCGATCTGGCCCGTCACGGCCAACCCATCGACGAGACCGAGCCGGTCTCGCTGTCGACGGCCGCCAGGGATGCCTGGGAGATGGTCAAGACCCGCGAGGCGACGCTCGAGGTCGCCGGCGAGCGCACCTTCGAGGCCGACCCGGATCGGCTGGCGAGCCTGTTCGAGAACCTCTTCCGCAACGCCGTCGAGCACGCCGGGCCGGACGTGACGGTGACCGTCGAACCGATCGAGGAGGGGTTCGCCGTCGGCGACGACGGGCCCGGCATCCCGCCCGAGGAGCGATCGAAGGTCCTGGAGTCCGGCTACTCGACCGCCGACTCGGGGACGGGCTTTGGACTGGCGATCGTCTCGGAGGTTGCAGACGCTCACGGCTGGTCGGTCCAGGTGACAGCAAGCGAGGCCGGTGGGGCCCGCTTCGAGTTCAGCGGCGTGAACTAGTCCAGCCGCGCCCGCAGATCCGCGAGTAGCTCGGTCGGTGGGTCGGAACTCGGGAGTTGCACGGTCTCTTCCTCGGCTGTATCGGGCACGTCGATGACGAACTCGCCGTCCTCGTAGGCCACCGATTCGATCGTTCCGTAGTCGAGGGTTCGCACCAGTACCGGCTCGGTTCCCACCGTCCCCTTCAGGAACATCAGATCGAGGGTCGTCTGATCGTAGATCCAGACCGCGTCCTCGCCCACCCCCACCATGGCCGCCTCGACCTTGGTCGGGGCCTCGACGAACGGGAGCCGGTCAGCCGGGACAGAAACCAGGCGATAGACCGTCGCCGACTCGTCCATCCCGGCCGCTTCGAGGACCGCCGGACCGAATTGTTCGACGTCGGACAGATATCCCGCTTTGACCGTGTCGTAGTTCCGGTTGATGTACCGCATCCCCTGGTACCAGATCGGCACGGCCACGACGAGCGCGAGGGGGGTGAGCCAGGACCCGAGCCCGAAGTAATAGCCCATTCCGCCGAGCAGGAAGACGATCATCGCCGGGCCGACGACTGGGTGCCACCCCCAGACCCACCGGAGCAAGGAGAGTTCGTCTTTTGCCGTCCGGAAGGCGGATTCGGTTTCGGTCATGATTCGAGGGCGGGGCGTCGCCCGGTCCCGGACCGACGCGGTGTGTCTACCGTCATCTACCGGAGGTGGGACACGCGGGAAAAAATACGTTCCGACGGGGCGGCGTTACTCCAGCCCGAGGTCTTCGAGCGAGTGGGTGTGCTGCCACGCGCCGGCCACACTCTCGATATCGAATTTGACGACGCCGTCGGTGAGTTCCAGCCGTACCATCTCCTCGCCGATCTCGGTGTCGTGGAGGTGCAGTTCCAGCGGCGCGTCGAACTCGGCGACGGCGACCATCAGTTCGCCGTTCTTCTCAAGCATCGCTTGCAGGTCTTCTGCGTTCATGTGCGTCTCTTAGTAGTGGGACCACCCCCAAGAAGGTTGCGACCGGGGCGAACTGTCGGGCCGAAAATTCGGCCGAGACAGGCGATTTCGCGGCTGGTCTCGGGTCGTGGAGAACGACCGCGCCGGTCCTCGAACGGGGCAGACTGTCGGCTCCCTGACTACGGCCGGCCCGTGGCGTGGAACCTTTATAGCGGTCGCGGTAACCGGCCGGTATGCGCAGCCACCTCGACCGACTGACCCCAGGGGTGGTGCTCGTCGGGCTCACGGTGCTCGGGCTCGTTGTCCGCCTGGTCGGACTCGGGGCCCGGGTGGCCCACCAGGACGAGGCCCGGGTGGCCAGCTGGATTCTCCACTACGTGGCCGTCGACGCCTGGGAGTACCGGCCGATCATCCACGGCCCCTTCCTGCCGCACGTCAACGGCGCCGTCTTCGAACTGCTCGGCCCCAGTGATTTCTCCATGCGCCTGGTCGTCGCCGTGGTCGGGGGCCTGCTCCCGCTCTCGGCCTGGCTCCTCCGGGCTCGACTCCGTGATCGCGAAGTGCTCTTCCTGGGGGCGCTGCTCTCGTTCAACCCGATCTTAATCTACTACTCCCGGTTCATGCGCAACGACGTGTTGCTCGGGGCCTTTGGCTTTCTCGCCGCCGCCTTCGTGGTCCGAGCGATCGACACCAATCGAAGCCGGTATCTCTTCGGGGCGGCCATCGCCTTCGGGCTGGCCCTGACGACCAAGGAGAACGCGCTGCTCTACCCGG
Proteins encoded:
- a CDS encoding bile acid:sodium symporter family protein, with the protein product MSFTDQLSRVARFASKYFVVWVVAAAALGLWQPATFVPILNYVNPLLGLIMLGMGLTLTPADFKRLVERPVDVGIGAVTQWLVMPLAAYLLYLAFNLPEAIGVGLILVGAAPGGTASNVMTYLGRGDVALSVAITTVTTLAAPIVMPAWTLVILGQGIDVTFMEMFTNIVQIVIIPVVLGFALRYLLDRAAPAVAEIGMDVFPVISVGAIAAIVAGVVGANVESILTAGALVLAAVILHNGIGLGAGYGVGKAVGMSTDRVRATSFEVGLQNSALAVALATSLFDPAAALIPALFSVWHNVSGPALASFFAWQDDQAATKEPSPTTAD
- a CDS encoding nuclear transport factor 2 family protein — translated: MTESQDGPALAREYYRAIDAGEYDALQAVLAPSFTHERGDRTFAGREEFLTFMAEKRPETETTHEIEQVYTGPGGVAVQGRLFHGDGTPFFRFVDVFQVADRLTHLVTYSASR
- a CDS encoding DUF367 family protein produces the protein MDLHVRYEGDDDPQKCTAKKLERFDLATLHSVKRSVPYGLVLDPFADKALSPADRESTDTLVAMDSSWESASAEQFEIDGIHRALPFMLAGNPVNYGNPYQLTTVEAFAGALVILGEREQAEFLLSKFRWGQTFLDLNEEPLERYAECTDSAGVVAVQNEYLDR
- a CDS encoding sensor histidine kinase, which produces MTGTSAMTAGFGAVKLAYVAAFAAAAILTFGSLARIGDVQDADTRRGLAWLLAGSGSWAASTVGFLLAPGPTLSVAFHTIGLVIGLSTVGAWLYFTSAYTSRSVHRNPTLRRIALAVFLLVVAVKVTNPIHGLYYGIEVVQTPFPHVAIQNGVLHWTVMGASYALSAIGYFMLFERFEAVSFDTTPLLVLVGLTGLPIVLDIAGFTSPALIDVTYEPIGVAVFATGLFFVFLDQFQAVRVAGERDDPVVALDTDDRIHQFNQAAEQVFPDRLRGAIGEPLESVFPDLAASSEEKQLVEVTDTSGPQYYRVATTPFTGAQTHLGRLLVFTDVTQEERARRKQARQNERLDRFTSTVSHDLRNPLTVARGRLEIAAEETDSEHVETALSALERMETMIEDLLDLARHGQPIDETEPVSLSTAARDAWEMVKTREATLEVAGERTFEADPDRLASLFENLFRNAVEHAGPDVTVTVEPIEEGFAVGDDGPGIPPEERSKVLESGYSTADSGTGFGLAIVSEVADAHGWSVQVTASEAGGARFEFSGVN
- the serS gene encoding serine--tRNA ligase produces the protein MLSRQFVREHPDVVREAIENKGVEGVDLDHILEIDAEWRELKARGDELRHERNEVSDAVAEHKQAGDEAAAEEAIERSTELKAELEEVEEQAEKLEAELESRLLEVPMIPDDDVPIGDDESDNIEARREGFDDLRDLPGEVIPHYDLGEDLDILDFERGAKVSGGGFYFLKGDGARLEHALIQFMRDIHREQGYQEVFPPIPVNSASMRGTGQFPKFVEDAYRLGGSNEEPYDDDDLWLLPTAEVPVTNMYADDILLKEDLPIKHQAYTPNFRREAGEHGTETRGMVRVHQFNKVELVNFVEPEQSDERLHGLLNEAEEVLERLGLPYRVLEMCTGDMGFTQARKYDIEVWAPADDMADGPDRGGRWLEVSSVSNFKDFQARRAGIRYRPERHESAEYVHTLNGSGVALPRVVVAILEYYQNEDGTVTVPEALRPYLDGQEVIDGHDPVGESALGAGDRD